Below is a genomic region from Syntrophales bacterium.
CAGCCCCTATACCCTGAATCTTGTGGGAACCGGGTTCGCCTCCAGAAAGAACAGGTGAGTTGGCAGGTTCAACGGCGATGACACGGAACCCCGGCTTCCTCCGCTTAATCACTTTAGCTACCCCGGTAATTGTCCCACCAGTCCCTACACCACAAACTACGGCATCCACCTTCCCATCAGTATCCTTCCAGATCTCCTCTGCTGTGGTCTCACGGTGAATCTGGGGATTAGCCAAATTCTTAAATTGCTGAGGCATGAAAGAATCAGGTATATTAGCTACCAGTTCCTCAGCCTTCCTCACCGCTCCCGCCATTCCCTCTGCCCCAGGGGTTAGTGCCAGCTCCGCCCCGAAAATGCCCAAAAGCTTTCTCCGCTCCACAGACATAGTATCAGGCATGGTGACGATCAGTCTATAGCCCTTGGCTGCACAGACAAAGGCTAAGGCAATACCTGTATTGCCACTGGTAGGTTCAACGATCGCTGTACCCTTGTTGATTAAGCCCTCCTTTTCGGCAGCTTCAATCATTGCTACGCCGATCCTGTCCTTTACGCTGCCACAGGGATTAAAAGACTCCAGTTTTGCCACCACCTCGGCATTAGTTCCTTTGGTTATCCTATTAAGTCTGACGAGCGGTGTGTTTCCCACAAGCTCAGTGATATCATTCGCTATCCCTATCTTTTGCAGCCTTTTTTTGATCTTGGACGATACCTCTATCAACTTCCCTCTTCGCTTACTATTTAGTTACCCCTGAAAAACGAAGTTTTTCAGGGGTAACTATTTAAATGTGATACATGGCTGCCCTAGGTTTTTCCTTTTCCCTTCTCGTAGATTTTCTGAATCAACCTTGACCAGTTTTTCCGGTTTGCCTTTGAACTTCTCTCGAATTCGATGATACAGGGGACGAGGTCATCGGCCTCATGTCTTTCACTCATTGACTGTGTTAAGGACCACAGATTATGCTACCGGTCTAGTGAATGCATATCGCTTCCAACCTGGGTCGAGCTTAGCCAGTTGATCAAGAACTATTTGCAATCCATCACCTTGGCAGACGTTCTTAAAAAAGGAATTTTGTCACAAGTGTC
It encodes:
- the cysK gene encoding cysteine synthase A, yielding MIEVSSKIKKRLQKIGIANDITELVGNTPLVRLNRITKGTNAEVVAKLESFNPCGSVKDRIGVAMIEAAEKEGLINKGTAIVEPTSGNTGIALAFVCAAKGYRLIVTMPDTMSVERRKLLGIFGAELALTPGAEGMAGAVRKAEELVANIPDSFMPQQFKNLANPQIHRETTAEEIWKDTDGKVDAVVCGVGTGGTITGVAKVIKRRKPGFRVIAVEPANSPVLSGGEPGSHKIQGIGAGFVPEVLKMNLVDEVIKVSDKDAEVMMRRLAKEEGILAGISSGAAAWVAIEVAKRAENEGKLIVVILPDTGERYLSMKWVFEETYKEYREVMSI